One genomic segment of Micromonospora sp. WMMC415 includes these proteins:
- a CDS encoding LysR family transcriptional regulator — protein MKVSLDLLRSFLAVHRTGSVTGAAHLLGLAQPTVTAQLRALEEAVGRPLFDRRPRGVAPTAAGDELARRVAEPLDRLDEVLAEDPAEPYPRTVFLGGPAEFLAERVLPALAGLVADGLELRVTAGLPERLADDLAAARLDLAVTSVRPRRRGLTTEPLYDEEFALVAAPAWRDRLPTPVTPSALREVPLAAYAEEAPILRRWWRTVFDTRLTRTPDLVVADLRAVLGAVVAGAGASVLPTYLCDRHLASGELVALLRPAVPPLNTLFLATRPQAAGRREVQAVRRTLLAAAAGW, from the coding sequence GTGAAGGTCTCGCTCGACCTGCTCCGCAGCTTCCTCGCCGTCCACCGCACCGGGTCGGTCACCGGCGCGGCGCACCTGCTCGGGCTCGCCCAGCCGACCGTCACCGCGCAGCTCCGGGCGCTGGAGGAGGCCGTGGGCCGGCCGCTCTTCGACCGCCGGCCCCGGGGAGTGGCCCCGACGGCCGCCGGGGACGAGCTGGCGAGACGGGTCGCCGAGCCCCTGGACCGGCTCGACGAGGTGCTGGCCGAGGACCCGGCCGAGCCGTACCCCCGGACGGTCTTCCTCGGCGGGCCGGCCGAGTTCCTCGCCGAGCGGGTCCTGCCGGCGCTCGCGGGGCTGGTCGCCGACGGGCTGGAACTGCGGGTCACCGCCGGCCTGCCCGAGCGGCTGGCCGACGACCTCGCCGCCGCCCGGCTCGACCTCGCGGTGACCAGCGTCCGCCCGCGCCGGCGCGGGCTGACCACCGAGCCGCTGTACGACGAGGAGTTCGCGCTGGTCGCCGCCCCGGCCTGGCGGGACCGGCTGCCGACCCCGGTCACCCCGTCCGCGCTGCGGGAGGTGCCGCTGGCCGCGTACGCCGAGGAGGCGCCGATCCTGCGCCGCTGGTGGCGTACGGTCTTCGACACCCGGCTGACCCGGACGCCCGACCTGGTGGTGGCCGACCTGCGCGCGGTGCTCGGCGCGGTGGTGGCGGGTGCCGGGGCGAGCGTGCTGCCGACGTACCTGTGCGACCGGCACCTGGCCTCCGGCGAGCTGGTGGCGCTGCTGCGACCGGCCGTGCCCCCGCTCAACACGCTCTTCCTCGCCACCCGCCCCCAGGCGGCCGGCCGGCGCGAGGTCCAGGCGGTACGCCGGACGCTGCTGGCGGCGGCCGCCGGCTGGTGA